A window from Triticum aestivum cultivar Chinese Spring chromosome 6D, IWGSC CS RefSeq v2.1, whole genome shotgun sequence encodes these proteins:
- the LOC123145781 gene encoding dnaJ homolog subfamily B member 6, giving the protein MATGGDNGCGRGEPAAPGGGDLYAVLGLSKECSDADLKLAYRKLAMRWHPDRCSSSGGTKHMEEAKEKFQEIQGAYSVLSDANKRFLYDVGVYQEEEDSDDSMQGMGDFLGEMAHMMSQARPARQESFEELQQLFVDMFQSDIDSGFCNGPAKGHHDPFQTFSTSPSSSPSPPPPLATEAEAASCNGINKRGSSAMGSGKPPRAGEAGAGYSQPEFCFGTSDAKQAPKARGGNTSRRRNGQKQKLSSKHDVSSEDEMLSPQQPRVV; this is encoded by the exons ATGGCCACCGGCGGCGACAACGGGTGCGGCCGCGGGGAGccggcggcgcccggcggcggcgACCTGTACGCCGTGCTGGGGCTCAGCAAGGAGTGCTCCGACGCCGACCTCAAGCTCGCCTACCGGAAGCTCGCCATG AGATGGCATCCGGACAGATGCTCGTCCTCCGGCGGCACCAAGCACATGGAGGAGGCCAAGGAGAAGTTCCAGGAGATCCAGGGCGCCTATTCCG TCCTCTCCGATGCCAACAAGCGGTTCCTCTACGACGTGGGGGTGTACCAGGAAGAAGAAGACAGCGACGACAGT ATGCAGGGGATGGGGGACTTCCTTGGTGAGATGGCCCATATGATGAGCCAGGCGCGGCCAGCG AGGCAGGAGAGCTTTGAGGAGCTGCAGCAGCTGTTTGTGGACATGTTCCAGTCTGATATTGACTCAGGATTTTGCAATGGACCTGCCAAGGGCCATCATGACCCGTTCCAAACATTCTCGACCTCCCCTTCCTCGTCGCCATCTCCACCACCTCCGCTAGCTACAGAGGCAGAAGCAGCCTCATGTAACGGCATTAACAAGCGTGGCTCATCAGCAATGGGCTCTGGGAAGCCTCCAAGAGCTGGGGAAGCGGGTGCGGGTTACAGCCAGCCTGAGTTTTGTTTTGGG ACGAGCGACGCCAAGCAAGCGCCGAAGGCGCGAGGCGGGAACACCAGCAGGAGACGGAACGGGCAAAAGCAGAAGCTGTCGTCGAAGCACGACGTCTCGTCTGAGGATGAGATGCTGAGCCCGCAGCAGCCCAGAGTAGTATGA